One Sediminibacillus dalangtanensis genomic region harbors:
- a CDS encoding MaoC/PaaZ C-terminal domain-containing protein, with protein MFAKKRPLGKKISELNVGDSYQHHYHLSDQDLLLYLGITNDANPLYLQHDYASQTPYKRPIVPSVALFGVVSSVVSMHLPGPGSHIIEQQLSYPSPVYHESKLVFHLQISSIDLEKHQIRISVTGQDSRDKVVLRGTLIVCPAYEPKSMIASSLENFY; from the coding sequence GTGTTTGCTAAAAAAAGACCTTTAGGAAAGAAGATTTCCGAGTTGAATGTCGGTGATTCTTATCAACATCATTATCACTTGTCTGACCAGGATTTACTGTTGTATTTGGGAATCACCAATGACGCCAATCCGCTTTATCTCCAGCATGATTATGCCTCGCAAACTCCCTATAAGCGGCCGATTGTTCCTTCCGTTGCTTTGTTTGGAGTCGTTTCTTCTGTCGTTTCCATGCATCTTCCTGGTCCGGGAAGCCATATTATCGAGCAACAACTTTCTTACCCGTCTCCTGTCTATCACGAAAGCAAGCTTGTTTTTCATTTGCAAATCTCTTCTATTGATCTAGAAAAGCATCAAATCAGAATTAGCGTTACAGGCCAGGATAGCAGAGACAAAGTTGTGTTGCGGGGCACTCTGATCGTCTGTCCTGCGTATGAACCGAAGTCGATGATTGCTTCCTCGTTGGAAAATTTCTATTGA
- the mdh gene encoding malate dehydrogenase, translating to MGIKRKKVSVIGGGFTGATTALMLAQKELSDIVLVDIPDMEDPTKGKALDMLEASPVQGFDAKITGTADYKDTEGSDLVIITAGIARKPGMSRDDLVNTNAKIMKSVTKEIVKYSPDTSIIVLTNPVDAMTYTVFKESGFPKNRVIGQSGVLDTARFRTFVAEELNLSVKDITGFVLGGHGDDMVPLIRYSYAGGIPLEKLISRDRLEEIVARTRTGGGEIVNLLGNGSAYYAPAASLTVMAEAILKDQRRVLPSIAYLEGEYGYSDIFLGVPTIIGGNGLEDIIELDLLDDEKAALDKSAEAVKKVLEILK from the coding sequence ATGGGCATTAAAAGGAAAAAAGTATCTGTAATAGGCGGTGGCTTCACTGGAGCCACTACTGCCCTGATGCTTGCACAAAAAGAACTATCTGATATCGTTTTGGTAGATATACCGGATATGGAAGATCCTACAAAAGGAAAGGCACTTGATATGTTGGAAGCGAGTCCTGTGCAAGGATTCGATGCGAAGATTACTGGTACAGCTGATTATAAGGATACGGAAGGTTCCGACCTCGTCATCATTACAGCGGGTATTGCCAGAAAACCGGGAATGAGCCGGGATGACCTGGTTAACACAAACGCAAAAATCATGAAAAGTGTTACAAAGGAAATCGTCAAGTATTCGCCGGATACCTCCATCATTGTGTTGACTAATCCAGTAGATGCGATGACGTACACGGTATTCAAAGAATCAGGATTTCCGAAAAATCGGGTTATCGGTCAATCAGGAGTGCTTGATACTGCGCGTTTTCGCACCTTCGTTGCTGAAGAGCTAAACCTGTCTGTTAAAGATATAACTGGTTTTGTTCTAGGGGGCCATGGCGATGACATGGTACCATTAATCCGTTACTCCTATGCTGGCGGGATACCGCTGGAAAAGCTGATTTCCAGAGATCGATTAGAAGAAATCGTTGCTCGGACCCGGACGGGTGGCGGTGAAATCGTAAACCTTTTAGGAAATGGTAGTGCCTATTATGCTCCGGCAGCTTCATTGACAGTAATGGCTGAAGCAATTTTGAAAGACCAGCGTCGTGTCCTGCCTTCGATTGCATATTTGGAAGGAGAATATGGCTACTCGGATATTTTTCTAGGCGTTCCTACCATTATCGGTGGAAATGGTTTGGAAGATATCATTGAGCTCGATTTATTGGACGATGAGAAAGCCGCTCTGGATAAGTCAGCAGAAGCTGTTAAAAAAGTTTTGGAAATTTTGAAGTAA
- the icd gene encoding NADP-dependent isocitrate dehydrogenase — translation MAQSGKITVNDGVLNVPDRPVIPFIEGDGTGPDIWAAAKRVIEAAVDKAYDGKKSIEWKEVFAGQKAYDRFGEWLPKDTLDTIREYKIAIKGPLTTPVGGGIRSLNVALRQELDLFTCLRPVRYFDGVPSPVKRPEDTDMVIFRENTEDIYAGIEWQKGSDDVKKVIEFLRNEMGVHNIRFPETSGIGIKPVSEEGTKRLVRAAIEYAINEGRKSVTLVHKGNIMKFTEGAFKAWGYEVAQEEFGDKVFTWWEYDRIVEEQGKDAANKAQEEAEKAGKIIVKDAIADIFLQQILTRPREFDVVATMNLNGDYVSDALAAQVGGIGIAPGANINYETGHAIFEATHGTAPKYAGLDKVNPSSVILSGVLMLEHLEWREAAELITKSMDKTIASKEVTYDFARMMDGAKEVKTSGFGDALIKNMD, via the coding sequence ATGGCACAAAGTGGTAAAATCACAGTAAACGACGGAGTATTGAATGTTCCGGATCGTCCGGTAATTCCTTTCATTGAAGGGGATGGAACTGGACCAGACATTTGGGCTGCAGCGAAAAGGGTCATCGAAGCAGCAGTAGATAAAGCGTATGATGGAAAAAAATCGATCGAGTGGAAGGAAGTTTTCGCAGGTCAGAAAGCTTATGACCGTTTCGGTGAGTGGCTTCCAAAGGATACACTTGACACTATTCGTGAATATAAAATAGCAATCAAAGGGCCATTGACCACTCCTGTAGGTGGCGGTATCCGTTCGCTTAATGTAGCATTGCGCCAAGAACTGGACTTATTCACTTGTTTACGTCCTGTCCGTTATTTCGACGGAGTGCCTTCACCGGTTAAGCGTCCTGAAGATACGGACATGGTTATTTTCCGGGAAAACACCGAAGACATTTATGCTGGAATTGAATGGCAAAAAGGATCGGATGATGTCAAAAAGGTCATTGAGTTTTTGAGGAATGAAATGGGGGTACATAACATCCGTTTCCCTGAGACTTCCGGTATCGGCATTAAACCGGTTTCTGAAGAAGGGACTAAGCGATTGGTACGCGCGGCTATTGAGTATGCAATCAATGAAGGCCGTAAGAGTGTGACGCTCGTCCACAAAGGAAACATCATGAAGTTTACAGAAGGTGCTTTTAAAGCATGGGGCTATGAAGTTGCTCAAGAAGAATTCGGAGACAAGGTCTTTACTTGGTGGGAATATGACCGTATTGTAGAAGAACAAGGTAAGGACGCGGCAAACAAAGCACAGGAAGAAGCAGAGAAAGCTGGAAAAATAATCGTCAAAGACGCCATTGCTGATATTTTCCTACAGCAGATTCTCACTCGTCCTCGTGAATTCGATGTAGTGGCTACCATGAACCTGAACGGTGACTATGTATCAGATGCGTTGGCAGCACAAGTGGGCGGTATTGGTATTGCGCCGGGTGCCAATATTAACTATGAAACTGGTCACGCTATATTTGAGGCAACGCATGGTACAGCTCCAAAGTATGCTGGACTTGATAAGGTGAACCCGTCATCTGTCATTTTGTCTGGTGTCCTGATGCTCGAACACTTGGAGTGGAGAGAAGCAGCAGAATTGATTACGAAGTCCATGGATAAAACCATAGCCTCCAAAGAGGTAACCTATGACTTTGCCAGAATGATGGACGGTGCTAAAGAAGTCAAAACTTCCGGATTCGGAGACGCATTGATCAAAAATATGGATTAA
- the citZ gene encoding citrate synthase, producing the protein MSTTKGLEGIVATESSISSIIDDQLTYAGYKIDDLAENSSFEEVIFLLWNKKLPSQDELDRLAEDLFSNMELPGEIIQHLKSYDLSTVHPMAALRTAISMLGLFDPEADEMNEEANKRKAVSLQAKISSVVAAFARIRQGKDPVAPKQGLSYAANFLYMLNGKEPKDLEVEAVNKALVLHADHELNASTFTARVCVATLSDVYSGITSAISALKGPLHGGANERVMKMLTEIGEVDNAIPYIKKMLDNKEKVMGMGHRVYRTGDPRAKHLKKMSRELTELTGQSKWYDMSVKIEEYIKENKGLPANVDFYSASVYHSLGIEHDLFTPIFAVSRVSGWLAHILEQYENNRLIRPRAEYVGPKLQSYKPVEER; encoded by the coding sequence ATGTCAACAACGAAAGGGTTGGAAGGAATTGTAGCTACAGAATCATCAATCAGCTCCATTATCGATGACCAGTTGACCTATGCTGGATATAAAATTGATGATTTGGCTGAAAATTCTAGTTTTGAGGAAGTCATTTTCCTGCTTTGGAATAAGAAACTTCCTTCTCAAGACGAATTGGACCGTTTGGCAGAAGATTTATTTTCTAATATGGAGTTGCCTGGAGAAATCATCCAGCATTTAAAATCTTATGATCTTAGCACTGTCCACCCAATGGCGGCTTTGCGGACTGCCATTTCAATGCTCGGTCTTTTCGATCCGGAAGCAGATGAAATGAACGAAGAAGCAAATAAGCGGAAAGCAGTCAGTCTGCAGGCGAAAATTTCGTCTGTTGTGGCAGCGTTTGCGAGGATTCGTCAGGGGAAGGATCCTGTCGCGCCGAAGCAAGGTTTGAGCTATGCAGCTAATTTTCTTTACATGCTTAACGGAAAAGAGCCGAAAGATCTTGAGGTTGAAGCGGTGAATAAGGCGTTGGTGCTCCATGCGGATCACGAACTGAACGCGTCGACATTTACAGCCCGAGTATGTGTGGCGACATTGTCGGATGTTTATTCTGGAATAACTTCCGCAATCAGTGCATTGAAAGGACCGTTACATGGTGGTGCCAACGAACGAGTCATGAAGATGCTTACAGAAATAGGGGAAGTGGACAACGCTATTCCTTACATTAAAAAAATGCTGGATAATAAAGAAAAAGTCATGGGAATGGGACATCGTGTCTATCGTACTGGTGATCCAAGAGCAAAGCACTTGAAAAAGATGTCCCGTGAATTGACCGAGCTGACAGGTCAGTCTAAGTGGTATGACATGTCCGTAAAAATTGAGGAGTATATTAAAGAGAACAAAGGTTTACCGGCAAATGTCGATTTTTATTCAGCATCCGTATACCACAGCCTGGGAATTGAACACGATTTGTTCACCCCCATCTTTGCAGTGAGCAGAGTATCGGGTTGGCTGGCCCACATTCTCGAACAGTATGAAAACAACCGGCTTATCCGCCCGCGCGCTGAATATGTTGGGCCAAAACTTCAATCATACAAACCGGTTGAAGAGCGTTAA
- a CDS encoding DUF441 domain-containing protein: MFNQSTVFLLILFLLGYIGKNQSIMIAVYVLLGLQLFRMDDKVFPYLADKGISLGVTVITIAVLVPIATGEIGFQDLLASVKSYYAWIALAAGMFVALIAKNGLDLLANDPHLTTALVMGTILAVVFFHGVAVGPLIGAGIAYMVMKLVDFFLKLG; the protein is encoded by the coding sequence ATGTTTAATCAATCAACCGTTTTTTTACTCATTCTTTTTTTGTTGGGATATATAGGAAAAAATCAATCGATCATGATAGCTGTTTATGTTTTATTGGGTTTGCAGCTTTTCCGAATGGATGATAAGGTTTTTCCTTATCTTGCAGACAAAGGAATCAGCCTAGGCGTTACGGTCATTACAATCGCCGTGTTAGTTCCGATTGCGACTGGTGAAATTGGCTTCCAAGATTTGCTGGCCAGTGTTAAATCCTATTATGCGTGGATCGCATTGGCAGCAGGAATGTTCGTTGCATTGATTGCAAAAAATGGATTGGATTTATTGGCAAATGACCCGCATTTGACTACAGCACTTGTGATGGGGACCATTTTAGCTGTTGTATTTTTTCATGGAGTGGCAGTAGGTCCGTTGATAGGAGCAGGGATTGCCTACATGGTGATGAAACTGGTGGATTTTTTTCTGAAATTGGGATGA
- the ytvI gene encoding sporulation integral membrane protein YtvI, giving the protein MSTTLLYRWLRFILVIVCTFIGAIVLYYVAKYTYPFVIAVLIAIMLNPVISVLERLTKLPRAVSVVLVLAGFLVLVSSLVAILIVELINGTSFLAAKIPGQFKELIRFTEEFSSYYLGPVYEKMNGLVDMLEPSQQDLVTGQLKELGEDIAAAGALVIQHLLQAISQSLIRLPSYFSIWLFSLLGTFFICKDWYKLKAAFFRFLPSSFTTSTSTLYLGLKQAFLGYLKAQLLLIFITFLLVWTGLLLLKIDYALTVAFITALIDLLPYVGTGIIFLPWIVYVFFTGNYSLTIGLAVLYGVVVIQRQISEPKILSANIGVNPLAMLVCLFVGFQLFGLWGLIAGPVVLVLLTTFIKSGLLNQLWGFVKG; this is encoded by the coding sequence TTGTCCACTACATTACTATACAGATGGCTCCGCTTTATTCTGGTTATTGTCTGTACTTTTATCGGTGCAATTGTCCTTTATTATGTTGCCAAGTATACATATCCCTTCGTCATAGCAGTTTTGATTGCAATCATGCTAAATCCAGTTATTTCTGTTCTGGAACGTCTGACAAAGCTTCCTCGTGCCGTTTCGGTAGTACTGGTGTTGGCGGGTTTTCTTGTTTTGGTTTCGAGTTTAGTGGCCATTTTAATTGTAGAACTGATAAACGGTACAAGCTTTTTGGCAGCTAAAATTCCGGGACAATTTAAAGAACTCATTCGTTTCACGGAGGAATTTTCTTCCTATTATTTGGGGCCGGTCTATGAAAAAATGAATGGTCTAGTCGATATGCTTGAACCATCACAGCAGGATTTGGTAACAGGACAGTTAAAAGAACTTGGGGAGGATATTGCTGCCGCAGGAGCTCTTGTTATCCAGCACTTGTTGCAAGCTATATCTCAGTCGCTGATCAGATTGCCAAGTTATTTTTCTATTTGGTTGTTCTCGTTATTGGGCACCTTTTTTATTTGCAAAGACTGGTACAAACTCAAGGCCGCATTCTTTCGCTTTTTACCTTCCTCCTTCACTACTAGTACCTCGACCTTGTACCTTGGCTTGAAACAGGCGTTTTTAGGTTATTTAAAGGCACAGTTGCTTTTAATTTTCATCACTTTTCTTCTAGTATGGACAGGTCTCTTGCTTTTAAAAATTGACTATGCTTTGACAGTTGCTTTCATTACAGCGCTGATCGATTTACTCCCTTATGTTGGGACAGGAATCATCTTTCTGCCTTGGATTGTGTATGTTTTCTTCACCGGGAATTACAGTTTGACTATCGGATTAGCCGTGTTGTATGGAGTGGTGGTTATACAACGCCAAATCAGCGAGCCCAAAATCTTGTCTGCCAACATTGGCGTTAACCCCTTGGCCATGCTTGTATGCTTGTTCGTTGGATTTCAACTTTTCGGGTTATGGGGACTCATTGCAGGCCCGGTTGTCCTCGTTTTGCTGACAACTTTTATAAAAAGCGGCTTGTTAAACCAGCTATGGGGATTTGTAAAGGGGTAA
- a CDS encoding FxsA family protein, which translates to MFRWILLFVLIVPALEIGVLVWSGNKIGPWWVVLLIILTGVLGAWLAKRQGLETLARARQSMAYGQAPREEIMDGICILLGAAVLLTPGFITDAIGFLLLFPTTRKPIKRWMLNMLRRMMDRGTITIFRR; encoded by the coding sequence ATGTTTCGCTGGATATTGCTTTTTGTATTAATTGTTCCTGCTTTGGAAATTGGTGTACTGGTATGGTCTGGTAATAAAATTGGTCCCTGGTGGGTGGTATTACTGATTATCCTTACCGGTGTTTTAGGTGCATGGCTCGCGAAGCGACAGGGACTCGAGACGTTGGCCAGAGCAAGACAATCCATGGCATACGGGCAGGCCCCACGGGAAGAAATCATGGACGGCATATGCATCCTGCTTGGAGCTGCCGTGCTGCTCACTCCCGGTTTTATTACTGATGCGATTGGCTTCCTTCTATTATTTCCTACTACCAGGAAACCTATTAAGCGCTGGATGTTGAATATGCTGCGCCGAATGATGGACCGAGGAACAATTACCATTTTTCGCAGGTAA
- the pyk gene encoding pyruvate kinase, which produces MRKTKIVSTIGPASESVEMLTKLMEAGMNVARLNFSHGDFEEHGQRIKNIREAAEKTGKTVAILLDTKGPEIRTGTLKDGEAQLTKGDTVYVSMEDIEGTAERISVTYPDLINDVHVGSKLLLDDGLIELEVEEILKEKKELKTKALNSGLLKNKKGVNVPNVSVNLPGMTEKDANDIKFGIEQDVDFIAASFVRRATDVLEIRDLLEQHDAGHIHIIPKIENQEGVDNLDHILQVSDGLMVARGDLGVEIPPEEVPLVQKEMIRKCNTAGKPVITATQMLDSMQRNPRPTRAEASDVANAIFDGSDAIMLSGETAAGDYPAEAVQTMSNIAMKAETAIDHKAILDLRSKNSDMTITDAISQSVNHSAMNLEVDAILTPTVSGHTARMISKYRPKAPIIAVTFDERIERRLALVWGVQTIVGQLAHSTDDVLDVAIDRGISSGMLQRGNRVIITAGVPVGESGTTNLMKVHVIGDVLAKGQGVGKGSTYGRAVVVKNAAEALEKVKEEDILVTYGTDKDMMPAIEKASGLITQEGGLTSHAAVVGLSLGIPVIVGVDKAIELVEDGKDITIDASKGDIYKGHASVL; this is translated from the coding sequence CAATCGGGCCTGCTTCCGAGTCGGTTGAAATGCTGACGAAGTTGATGGAGGCAGGGATGAATGTTGCCCGTTTGAACTTTTCTCATGGAGATTTCGAAGAACATGGACAACGTATCAAAAACATCAGAGAGGCCGCTGAGAAAACAGGAAAAACGGTCGCTATCCTTTTGGACACTAAAGGACCTGAAATCAGAACAGGTACATTGAAAGACGGCGAAGCCCAGCTGACGAAGGGTGATACTGTTTATGTTTCAATGGAGGATATTGAAGGAACTGCGGAGCGTATTTCTGTTACGTACCCTGATTTAATCAATGACGTTCACGTTGGTTCCAAATTACTTTTGGACGACGGATTGATTGAACTGGAAGTAGAGGAAATCCTTAAGGAAAAAAAAGAGCTCAAGACAAAAGCACTTAACTCCGGTTTGCTAAAAAATAAAAAAGGCGTCAACGTACCAAACGTCAGTGTGAACCTTCCGGGTATGACCGAAAAGGATGCCAACGATATTAAGTTTGGTATTGAGCAGGATGTAGACTTTATTGCTGCGTCTTTTGTAAGACGTGCAACGGACGTACTGGAGATCCGTGACTTGCTGGAACAACATGATGCTGGTCATATCCACATCATCCCTAAAATAGAAAACCAGGAAGGCGTCGACAATCTAGATCATATTCTCCAGGTTAGTGATGGTTTAATGGTTGCCCGAGGAGATCTAGGGGTTGAAATTCCTCCTGAAGAGGTACCATTGGTGCAAAAGGAAATGATTCGCAAATGTAATACCGCAGGGAAACCGGTTATCACGGCAACTCAGATGCTGGATTCCATGCAGCGTAATCCGCGTCCTACCCGTGCAGAGGCCTCTGACGTAGCAAACGCAATCTTTGATGGCTCCGATGCGATCATGCTATCTGGAGAAACTGCAGCTGGTGATTACCCTGCGGAAGCTGTCCAGACAATGAGCAATATCGCTATGAAGGCAGAGACGGCAATTGACCATAAGGCAATTCTTGATTTGCGTTCTAAAAACAGCGATATGACCATTACGGATGCGATTAGTCAGTCGGTTAACCATTCGGCAATGAATTTGGAAGTGGATGCCATTTTGACCCCTACTGTCAGCGGGCATACTGCCAGGATGATTTCGAAGTACCGTCCGAAAGCCCCAATTATTGCCGTGACTTTCGATGAACGGATTGAGCGCAGACTTGCACTTGTTTGGGGCGTTCAAACAATCGTCGGACAACTGGCCCACTCTACCGATGATGTCCTGGATGTAGCGATCGACCGGGGAATCAGTTCTGGTATGCTGCAGCGTGGCAATCGTGTCATCATCACTGCAGGTGTTCCAGTCGGTGAAAGCGGCACGACCAACCTGATGAAAGTCCACGTTATCGGAGACGTTCTTGCGAAAGGGCAGGGCGTCGGCAAAGGCAGCACTTACGGAAGAGCAGTAGTTGTCAAAAATGCAGCGGAAGCGTTGGAAAAGGTAAAAGAAGAAGACATTCTGGTAACGTATGGAACCGATAAAGACATGATGCCTGCTATCGAAAAAGCAAGCGGATTGATCACGCAGGAAGGCGGACTCACTTCTCATGCTGCAGTAGTTGGTCTTAGCCTGGGAATCCCTGTCATTGTCGGTGTGGACAAGGCTATCGAGTTAGTGGAAGATGGAAAAGATATAACCATTGATGCGAGCAAGGGCGACATATACAAGGGACATGCAAGTGTTCTATAA